The following coding sequences are from one Paenibacillus tundrae window:
- a CDS encoding methyl-accepting chemotaxis protein, producing the protein MNSLFMRIFLFFSCLMLAAGAVLGVTMYRSSAELVEQSMGMQAQAVAERAAQSIDVTQYAPLSTGQNETAYYGTLREQLSQLREANGLKYLYTLGKREENGTATYYYVVDGAAADVSEDDFSPYGSAEDTHYEGMLQAFANNESVHGELTQDEYGATITAYVPIHGTNGEVLGIVGADLDSTAVYELMTRNRMTMIWTALVIVLLSVLLVYGFALYLTRPLVRLKKIIAQVGKGDLTVDVELGRKDEVGQLATEFKHLVTDTRNVMAGIRQSSDSLLKAAEGVSVHSRATVEASQRIAKHTDHTAQGAAEQVARAGEVTIAMEEITRSMQHIAHSASLVAGVSQETTHNAVQGQANINTAIDRMDKIHQANTQMSVSTLQLEQYSSKIESVAHLMKGIASQTSLLALNASIEAARAGEQGNGFAVVASEVRKLATESEQSSLHVSELIAEITRQTQVLSDHMSASTTEVQSGLVVVQEAGRSFTSIHSGIDTINERLHEVSAASEQLSASAEEISASVENMEHISRESSSSIQEVSAATGGQLQSMGEISASAESLRVLSSELNGLIARFKI; encoded by the coding sequence ATGAACAGTTTGTTTATGCGTATCTTTTTGTTTTTTTCATGCCTCATGCTAGCGGCTGGAGCCGTGCTTGGTGTGACGATGTACCGTTCATCTGCTGAACTTGTTGAACAATCCATGGGAATGCAGGCTCAGGCGGTTGCCGAACGAGCGGCACAATCCATAGACGTGACTCAATATGCACCACTCAGTACGGGACAGAATGAAACTGCCTATTACGGAACCCTGCGCGAACAGCTTAGCCAGCTGCGTGAAGCCAATGGATTGAAATATCTGTACACTCTTGGTAAACGAGAAGAGAATGGAACAGCCACGTATTATTACGTGGTCGACGGTGCGGCTGCCGACGTGTCGGAGGATGATTTTTCGCCCTACGGATCAGCAGAGGATACTCATTATGAAGGTATGCTTCAGGCTTTTGCTAATAACGAGTCTGTACATGGAGAGCTCACCCAAGACGAGTATGGGGCAACCATTACTGCCTATGTACCGATTCACGGTACCAACGGGGAAGTACTCGGCATTGTAGGTGCAGACCTAGACTCCACGGCTGTCTATGAGCTGATGACACGTAATCGCATGACGATGATCTGGACAGCACTTGTCATTGTCTTGCTCAGCGTACTACTTGTATATGGATTCGCTCTTTACCTGACACGCCCTCTCGTCAGACTTAAGAAGATCATCGCCCAAGTAGGAAAAGGCGATCTAACGGTCGATGTAGAGCTAGGACGTAAGGATGAGGTCGGTCAACTTGCTACCGAGTTCAAACATCTCGTCACCGATACCCGCAATGTGATGGCTGGTATTCGCCAAAGCTCGGATTCCTTGCTCAAAGCCGCCGAAGGTGTGTCTGTTCACTCTAGAGCAACGGTCGAAGCCAGCCAGCGGATCGCGAAGCACACAGACCATACGGCTCAGGGAGCCGCTGAACAGGTTGCCCGGGCAGGTGAAGTTACCATTGCCATGGAGGAAATCACACGTAGCATGCAGCATATCGCTCACTCCGCGTCGCTCGTTGCGGGTGTATCTCAGGAAACAACCCATAATGCGGTACAAGGGCAAGCAAACATTAACACTGCGATTGATCGAATGGACAAAATTCATCAGGCCAATACGCAAATGTCCGTATCCACCTTACAGTTGGAGCAATACTCCAGCAAGATTGAATCTGTAGCTCATCTGATGAAGGGAATTGCGTCCCAGACCAGTTTGCTTGCCCTCAATGCCAGCATTGAAGCTGCTCGTGCCGGGGAACAAGGCAATGGATTCGCCGTGGTGGCTTCCGAAGTGCGTAAGCTCGCCACCGAATCTGAACAGTCTTCCCTGCATGTGTCAGAGCTAATTGCTGAAATTACGCGCCAAACTCAAGTCTTATCTGACCATATGAGCGCAAGTACAACCGAAGTCCAGTCAGGACTCGTCGTTGTTCAGGAAGCGGGACGTTCGTTCACCTCAATTCACTCGGGAATTGATACGATCAACGAGCGTTTACATGAGGTGTCCGCAGCTTCAGAACAGCTATCTGCCAGTGCAGAAGAAATCTCAGCTTCCGTCGAAAATATGGAGCACATCTCGCGTGAATCCTCATCCAGCATTCAAGAGGTGTCTGCCGCAACTGGCGGCCAATTGCAATCGATGGGTGAGATCAGCGCGTCTGCCGAGAGTCTGCGTGTGTTGTCCAGTGAACTGAACGGACTGATTGCCCGCTTTAAAATATAG
- a CDS encoding GNAT family N-acetyltransferase — protein sequence MSQSTQSSSHIPRLLEGERVYLRPFEQSDVDTYFPGLFNSETRRLTGTQNSFTRAQVERYVENAAQDDSRLMLLIALQETDQVIGDIVLMDMHSKNRSAHLRIAIDNAEHQGKGYGSEAMLLMLDYGYGICNLHRIELEVYAFNERAIRTYEKLGFQREGISRDVLFYNHQYHDAIRMSMLEEEYRERYCVDQS from the coding sequence ATGTCTCAATCTACCCAATCATCATCACATATCCCACGTCTTCTAGAGGGTGAGCGTGTCTATCTACGTCCATTTGAGCAGAGCGATGTAGATACCTATTTTCCAGGGTTATTCAACAGCGAGACTCGCCGGCTTACGGGTACACAAAATAGTTTTACACGTGCACAAGTCGAACGTTATGTAGAGAATGCAGCCCAGGATGATTCCAGGCTCATGTTGTTGATCGCTTTACAAGAAACGGATCAAGTCATCGGTGACATCGTCCTGATGGACATGCATAGCAAAAATCGTAGCGCACATCTTCGCATTGCCATCGACAACGCGGAGCATCAAGGTAAAGGTTATGGTAGCGAAGCCATGCTGCTTATGCTTGATTATGGTTATGGCATATGCAATCTGCATCGGATTGAGCTTGAGGTGTACGCCTTCAACGAACGCGCCATCCGGACGTATGAAAAGCTTGGGTTCCAGCGTGAAGGAATCAGCCGAGACGTGCTGTTCTATAACCATCAGTATCATGATGCCATACGCATGAGCATGCTAGAAGAAGAGTATCGAGAGAGGTACTGCGTAGATCAATCTTAG
- a CDS encoding nucleoside hydrolase, which produces MTNQLNVYFNHDGGVDDLVSLFMLLQMDNVNVTGVSVIPADGYLEPATDASRKIIDRFGTYSVDVSKSNSRGKNPFPAAWRLHSFYVDALPVLNESGKMEAPLSTLPAHKHLIEKVRNTEGKTLLLFTGPLTDLARALDEAPDIEEKIDKLVWMGGTFEKGNVEEPEHDGTAEWNVFWDPEAAYRVWESGIQIDLVALESTNKVPLTPAVRNRWAAERRFEGVDFLGNCYAGCPPLVYSETNSTYYLWDVLTTASVGREDIVKKKTVNCIVIPDGPSQGRTVEQADGRPVQLVYDTDPEAFFTYMTDLGKKAAPQRY; this is translated from the coding sequence ATGACGAATCAACTTAATGTGTACTTTAACCATGACGGCGGTGTGGATGACCTCGTATCGCTGTTCATGCTTCTGCAGATGGACAATGTGAATGTAACCGGGGTATCTGTTATTCCGGCAGATGGATATCTGGAGCCGGCAACGGACGCCAGCCGCAAAATCATCGACCGTTTCGGAACATATTCCGTAGACGTGTCCAAGTCGAATTCAAGAGGGAAAAACCCATTCCCGGCAGCATGGAGATTGCACTCCTTCTATGTAGATGCACTTCCAGTATTGAACGAGTCTGGCAAAATGGAAGCTCCATTATCCACTCTTCCTGCACATAAGCACTTGATTGAGAAGGTTCGCAATACAGAAGGCAAAACATTGCTTCTGTTCACTGGACCGTTGACTGATCTTGCACGTGCGCTGGATGAAGCACCAGATATCGAAGAGAAAATCGACAAACTAGTGTGGATGGGCGGTACGTTTGAAAAGGGTAACGTCGAGGAACCAGAACATGACGGTACAGCAGAATGGAACGTATTCTGGGACCCAGAGGCGGCATATCGTGTATGGGAAAGCGGCATTCAGATTGATCTGGTTGCACTCGAAAGCACGAACAAAGTGCCTCTCACTCCAGCAGTTCGTAACCGCTGGGCGGCAGAGCGTCGCTTCGAGGGTGTGGACTTCTTGGGTAACTGTTATGCAGGTTGTCCTCCACTCGTGTATAGTGAAACGAACTCCACTTATTATCTGTGGGATGTACTGACAACAGCTTCCGTAGGTCGCGAAGATATCGTGAAGAAGAAAACGGTGAATTGCATCGTGATCCCGGATGGGCCAAGCCAAGGTCGTACCGTAGAACAGGCAGATGGACGTCCGGTACAATTGGTGTACGATACGGATCCAGAAGCATTCTTTACGTATATGACGGATCTCGGCAAAAAAGCTGCTCCGCAGCGTTATTAA
- a CDS encoding TetR/AcrR family transcriptional regulator: protein MNPKQRTPRSPGRPKAGSDQASTQSKILMTASKLFMEHGYEPVSLQQIASQCQVTKASIYYHFSSKPELFTTAITRMMAMAMQQTARRLDEPGSLRQRLGNVAEVKMEQSHIDTETMMREAETYLNEEQLTQIRAAEIQIYEVLAVHFQREMDHGYLRPANPMLLAHAFTSLLMLANREDVRNMHASIAELAQQLVGLFLDGAVQEN, encoded by the coding sequence ATGAACCCTAAACAACGTACTCCCCGTTCACCAGGCAGACCAAAGGCTGGCTCTGATCAAGCATCAACTCAGTCGAAAATTCTTATGACGGCATCCAAGCTATTTATGGAACATGGATATGAACCTGTATCCCTGCAACAGATCGCGTCCCAATGTCAGGTAACCAAAGCATCGATCTATTACCACTTCTCCAGTAAACCTGAGCTGTTCACGACAGCTATCACACGTATGATGGCTATGGCGATGCAGCAGACCGCACGTCGGCTAGATGAGCCCGGATCGCTGCGACAACGGCTTGGGAATGTAGCTGAGGTGAAGATGGAGCAATCTCATATTGATACAGAAACGATGATGCGCGAAGCCGAAACCTATCTGAACGAAGAGCAGCTTACCCAGATCCGTGCAGCGGAGATACAGATCTATGAGGTGCTGGCTGTACATTTTCAGCGAGAAATGGATCATGGATACCTCCGCCCTGCGAACCCCATGTTGCTCGCTCATGCATTTACGTCCCTGCTTATGCTTGCGAACCGGGAAGATGTGCGCAACATGCATGCAAGCATTGCGGAACTTGCACAGCAACTTGTTGGCTTATTTCTGGATGGGGCTGTTCAAGAGAACTAA
- a CDS encoding diacylglycerol/lipid kinase family protein → MEFNKALLIHHQHAGKANRVDPVGIVSGILAPAVRELVMVRTDEPGEGERLCRERGEQFDVVFILGGDGTVHECVNGLADLKQPPLVGILPGGTCNDFARSLGISPDVETAAQEMLKGQQVSIDLGRANDRVFTNFYGIGLISDTSQNINDQLKGALGKISYFISTLQTISHAEPFRYQLEADGEKMQGEAVMIYIANGRFLGTNALPFAPNSLQDRKLDVLIIHDTGIPLLREILTHKPEGEWQPQHESISYFKAASLKLETATPMLADTDGELYMKTPAELSVSAGHLTFLTGDEY, encoded by the coding sequence ATGGAGTTTAACAAAGCCTTGTTAATTCATCATCAGCACGCGGGAAAAGCTAATCGGGTTGATCCAGTAGGCATTGTATCAGGCATACTAGCGCCAGCAGTTCGCGAACTTGTTATGGTTCGAACGGACGAGCCTGGGGAGGGTGAGCGTCTATGCCGTGAGCGTGGGGAGCAGTTCGATGTTGTGTTTATTCTTGGCGGTGATGGTACGGTTCATGAATGCGTGAATGGGCTAGCCGATCTTAAACAGCCTCCACTTGTTGGCATATTGCCAGGAGGTACCTGTAATGATTTTGCGCGTTCGCTAGGCATTTCTCCAGATGTGGAAACAGCTGCGCAGGAAATGTTGAAAGGGCAGCAGGTGTCTATTGATCTTGGACGAGCTAATGACCGAGTATTTACGAACTTTTATGGAATCGGATTAATCAGTGATACATCACAAAATATAAATGATCAATTAAAAGGTGCACTCGGCAAGATTAGTTACTTCATCAGCACCTTACAAACGATAAGTCATGCAGAGCCATTCCGCTATCAATTGGAGGCAGACGGGGAGAAGATGCAGGGTGAAGCGGTTATGATCTATATTGCGAACGGGCGTTTTCTGGGCACCAACGCGTTGCCCTTTGCACCCAACTCTCTCCAAGACCGTAAACTGGATGTGCTCATTATCCATGATACAGGTATCCCTTTGCTACGAGAGATTTTAACCCATAAGCCAGAAGGAGAATGGCAGCCTCAGCATGAGAGCATCAGTTATTTCAAGGCAGCCAGCTTGAAGCTGGAGACTGCAACGCCTATGCTGGCAGATACCGATGGCGAATTATATATGAAGACACCCGCCGAACTGTCGGTGTCGGCGGGTCATCTGACTTTTCTGACCGGAGATGAATATTAA
- a CDS encoding MMPL family transporter produces MQEGSGYGRWVAGKRSKWVTLLVWIIIAVVLGLVWPAVNDRETNNAQDLSDSKPSVQAAVVAQREFPGGEGLPALIVWHQAGGLTDEHIKQIQALTERLDQDPVEEQQAVVPLYQLPPQAIQGQLSEDGSTLVMPLFFNEGADAEQLEKGIDALQEKTEEIFGVNPFEVAVDDTSSLSARVTGPVGISIDASGLFSSADVSLLIATVILVLVLLLLIYRSPVLAIIPIIAVGFAYMVTSPILGFMADQGWITVDAQSISIMTVLLFGAGTDYCLFMISRFRQILYHEPDKKKALFQAITGSSGAIAMSGFTVVAALLVLLLAEYGAYHRFAVPFSLSIFIMFIASLTLVPALLAIFGRGSFYPFVPRTHEMEVERAKKKGKPAPAPRKVKESWIGRTVVTKPWTVLAVTLVLLGGLAVFSTQIKFTYDLLSSFPEDVPSREGFTVIGEQFSQGELAPVKVIIDAEGQETDLQSKLEALDYVSKVGDAQQGAENANITAYDVEFNLNPYSMEAMQHIPDLRATAEQALTDAGISNADTHVWIDGQTAEQYDIEVAGERDAKIIIPVVIGMITLLLLLYLRSVVATAYLIATVVLSFFSALGLGWLIIHYGLGADAIQGAIPLYSFVFLVALGEDYNIFMISSIWQKRKTMPLRQAIKEGVGETGSVITSAGLILAGTFAVLATLPIQVLVQFGIITAVGVMLDTFLVRPFMVPAITTLLGKWAFWPGKYVPIAEKQEEKQV; encoded by the coding sequence ATGCAAGAAGGTTCGGGATACGGCCGCTGGGTTGCTGGCAAACGAAGTAAGTGGGTAACACTTCTGGTATGGATCATCATAGCGGTAGTACTCGGTCTAGTTTGGCCGGCTGTGAATGATCGGGAAACGAATAATGCTCAGGATCTGAGCGATTCCAAACCATCTGTTCAAGCTGCTGTAGTAGCTCAGCGAGAATTCCCTGGTGGGGAAGGCTTGCCAGCATTAATTGTATGGCATCAGGCTGGTGGACTCACAGATGAACATATTAAGCAGATTCAAGCGCTGACAGAGCGACTGGATCAAGACCCTGTGGAAGAGCAGCAAGCGGTAGTACCGCTGTATCAGTTACCACCACAGGCCATTCAAGGGCAACTATCCGAAGATGGTAGCACGCTTGTTATGCCTCTCTTCTTCAACGAAGGAGCCGATGCGGAGCAACTGGAGAAAGGCATCGATGCACTGCAGGAGAAAACGGAAGAAATCTTCGGAGTGAACCCGTTTGAAGTAGCCGTTGATGATACAAGTTCACTCAGCGCACGCGTTACAGGGCCAGTCGGTATATCGATTGATGCCAGTGGATTATTCTCTTCTGCTGACGTATCGCTGCTCATTGCAACAGTCATACTCGTGCTTGTGTTGTTATTACTGATATATCGTTCCCCGGTACTTGCGATTATTCCAATTATCGCAGTAGGGTTCGCATATATGGTGACGAGTCCGATTCTGGGATTCATGGCAGATCAAGGATGGATCACCGTTGATGCTCAGTCCATTTCAATTATGACGGTACTCTTATTCGGAGCGGGAACGGATTACTGCCTGTTCATGATCTCTAGATTCCGTCAAATTCTCTACCATGAGCCGGACAAAAAGAAAGCTCTCTTCCAGGCAATCACGGGTTCATCCGGTGCCATTGCCATGAGTGGTTTCACTGTCGTTGCGGCCTTGCTTGTACTGTTACTTGCTGAATATGGGGCATATCACCGTTTTGCCGTACCATTCAGTTTGTCCATCTTCATCATGTTTATTGCAAGTCTAACGCTGGTTCCAGCCTTACTCGCTATCTTCGGTCGTGGGTCGTTCTACCCGTTCGTACCGCGTACACATGAGATGGAAGTAGAACGTGCTAAGAAAAAAGGCAAACCAGCTCCAGCTCCACGCAAAGTGAAAGAAAGCTGGATCGGGCGTACAGTTGTTACGAAGCCATGGACAGTGCTGGCAGTTACTCTGGTACTCCTAGGTGGACTAGCGGTGTTCTCAACACAGATTAAATTCACATATGACTTGTTATCTTCCTTCCCGGAAGATGTTCCTTCTCGTGAAGGCTTCACCGTTATTGGAGAACAGTTCTCCCAAGGGGAATTGGCTCCAGTGAAAGTTATCATTGATGCTGAGGGTCAAGAGACGGATCTCCAATCCAAACTTGAAGCACTCGATTATGTAAGCAAAGTTGGCGATGCACAGCAGGGTGCGGAGAATGCGAACATTACAGCCTATGATGTAGAGTTCAATCTGAATCCGTACTCAATGGAAGCAATGCAGCACATTCCTGATTTGCGAGCTACTGCTGAGCAGGCATTGACGGATGCGGGAATATCGAATGCCGATACGCACGTATGGATTGATGGCCAGACGGCTGAGCAATATGACATTGAAGTAGCTGGAGAGCGCGATGCTAAGATCATTATTCCAGTGGTCATCGGCATGATCACATTGTTATTGCTGCTCTACCTGCGTTCTGTAGTCGCAACGGCATATTTGATTGCAACTGTCGTTCTATCCTTCTTCTCAGCACTGGGACTGGGGTGGCTTATTATCCATTACGGTCTTGGAGCTGATGCCATTCAAGGAGCGATTCCGCTGTATTCCTTCGTGTTCCTTGTGGCACTAGGTGAAGACTACAACATCTTCATGATCTCAAGCATCTGGCAGAAACGCAAAACGATGCCACTTCGCCAAGCCATTAAGGAAGGTGTAGGCGAGACTGGATCGGTTATCACCTCTGCGGGTCTGATCTTGGCAGGAACGTTCGCGGTATTGGCAACATTGCCGATCCAGGTGTTAGTGCAGTTCGGGATTATTACGGCTGTAGGCGTTATGCTGGATACGTTCCTGGTGCGTCCATTCATGGTACCGGCGATTACGACATTGCTAGGTAAATGGGCATTCTGGCCAGGTAAATATGTTCCGATTGCGGAAAAACAGGAAGAGAAGCAGGTTTAA
- a CDS encoding PLP-dependent aminotransferase family protein, translating to MKQMPILEENTSRPVYVQLSDHIKREIMRGELAENTKLPSIRKLAEMLGVSSTPVEWAYQQLIAEGYVYSQPRRGFRVRALMDGYGAIQLPMDDSLHHEIKPDQRQYPDSDQAAIRPVKNMEFDFHMSRNDFSLFPYAKWQQYTNRIWREEADKLLFYGDPQGEWGLRCEIATYLGQFRGVRCSPEQVVVGAEQHLLMTLLVQTLLKLGGVHSIGVERPGYRLLPGTFRHYGYQVVPIPLDDEGLDITALERAGVKLVGVSPSHQFPMGMTMPIARRLALLDWAEREQAYIIEDDYDGEFRYHGRPIPSMQGLREDSRVIYMGGFSQVLAPTLCVHYMVLPMELMHGFREMYRDVLFEQSASRFIQRTLEVFMREGELGKHIRKMRNLYKRKHDLLVQSIRRHFGEHAEISGQSAGFHLVLRITSSQTATALVRAAAEKGVQVSSTAYLWGDADSPKDGKKEFIIGFAGIEAAHIDYGIEALAEAWNCSPSS from the coding sequence ATGAAGCAGATGCCGATATTGGAGGAGAACACGAGCAGGCCCGTCTACGTTCAACTCTCGGATCATATCAAACGGGAGATTATGCGTGGTGAATTGGCCGAGAATACCAAGCTGCCTTCCATTCGTAAACTGGCCGAAATGCTGGGAGTCAGTTCGACTCCAGTCGAATGGGCATATCAGCAATTGATTGCAGAAGGATATGTGTATAGCCAGCCACGTAGAGGCTTTCGTGTACGTGCTTTGATGGATGGGTACGGGGCGATTCAGCTTCCGATGGATGATAGTTTGCATCATGAGATCAAGCCGGATCAACGCCAATATCCAGACTCGGATCAAGCTGCAATTCGCCCCGTCAAGAATATGGAGTTTGATTTTCATATGTCACGCAATGATTTTAGTCTGTTTCCGTATGCCAAATGGCAGCAATATACGAATCGAATCTGGCGCGAAGAGGCGGATAAGTTGTTGTTTTATGGTGATCCCCAAGGAGAATGGGGGTTACGATGTGAGATTGCCACCTATCTTGGGCAGTTCCGTGGTGTGAGATGTTCGCCAGAACAGGTCGTGGTGGGTGCAGAGCAGCACTTGTTAATGACGTTGCTTGTACAAACGCTACTGAAGTTGGGTGGTGTTCATTCGATTGGAGTTGAACGTCCTGGTTATCGCTTGTTGCCGGGTACATTCCGCCATTATGGTTATCAGGTTGTGCCCATTCCACTGGATGATGAAGGTTTGGATATCACAGCATTGGAACGTGCGGGAGTGAAGCTAGTAGGTGTGTCGCCCTCCCATCAATTCCCGATGGGCATGACAATGCCTATTGCACGAAGATTAGCGTTGCTAGATTGGGCGGAGCGGGAACAAGCCTACATCATTGAGGATGATTATGACGGCGAGTTTCGTTATCATGGACGTCCAATTCCATCGATGCAAGGACTGCGCGAGGATAGTCGTGTCATCTATATGGGCGGTTTCTCCCAGGTGCTTGCCCCGACCTTGTGTGTACACTACATGGTCCTTCCAATGGAATTAATGCATGGCTTCCGAGAGATGTACCGAGACGTCCTGTTTGAACAGTCGGCTTCCCGGTTCATCCAGCGAACGTTAGAAGTATTCATGCGTGAAGGGGAGCTTGGCAAGCATATCCGCAAAATGCGAAACCTCTACAAACGGAAACATGATCTTCTCGTTCAATCCATCCGCAGACATTTTGGCGAGCATGCTGAGATTAGCGGACAGAGTGCAGGCTTTCATCTGGTATTGCGTATAACGTCATCTCAGACAGCCACTGCGTTGGTACGTGCAGCGGCTGAGAAGGGTGTACAAGTGAGTTCTACAGCGTATCTATGGGGAGATGCCGACAGTCCGAAGGATGGCAAAAAGGAATTTATCATCGGTTTCGCGGGTATAGAAGCAGCCCATATTGATTATGGGATCGAAGCACTTGCGGAGGCATGGAACTGTTCTCCTTCATCTTAG
- a CDS encoding ABC transporter ATP-binding protein, whose translation MSERTERKAPKSGVPGPPGGGMGMRPPVEKAKDFKGTLRRLVRYLHPHRFRLLGVLIAAILSTVFSIISPKIMAEGTNILSEGAIAIYQGVQGASVDFPALIKVLYLLVGLYLFSAAFMYVQQYLMAGVAQRVVYDMREQISAKVGRLPLKYFDSRTHGETLSRATNDVDNISNTLQQSLTQFITSVVTIVGVIIMMLTISPWMTLITLLTLPLSVVVVVAVASRSQKHFAGQQKSLGELNGHVEEMYTGHKVVKAFGRENQSVEQFEKVNEELYESGWKAQFISGIIMPLMSFVGNLGYVLICVVGGIFVTRGAITIGDILAFTQYSRQFTQPINQIANISNIIQSTIASAERVFELLDEEEEVPESNKPVALQQPQGAVAFQGVNFGYKDDELLIRNMNIDVKPGQTVAIVGPTGAGKTTLINLLMRFYEIQDGQIKIDGVNIQDMERSKLRSLFGMVLQDTWLFNGTIRDNIAYGREGATSEEVYEAARAAHADHFIRTLPDGYDTVLNEEASNISQGQKQLLTIARAILANPAILILDEATSSVDTRTEVFIQKAMNDLMQDRTSFVIAHRLSTIRGADLILVMDHGNVIEQGNHEELMDRQGFYADLYNSQFAEQQPQAI comes from the coding sequence ATGAGTGAACGTACAGAACGCAAGGCACCCAAATCCGGTGTGCCCGGCCCTCCTGGTGGCGGCATGGGAATGCGTCCCCCAGTGGAGAAAGCGAAGGATTTCAAAGGTACACTACGTCGGTTGGTTCGCTATCTGCATCCACACCGTTTCCGGCTCCTAGGGGTTCTTATCGCAGCCATTTTAAGTACCGTCTTCAGTATTATCAGTCCCAAAATAATGGCAGAAGGTACGAATATATTAAGTGAAGGCGCTATTGCCATTTATCAGGGCGTACAAGGCGCAAGTGTTGATTTTCCTGCATTAATCAAAGTGTTGTATCTGCTTGTGGGGTTATATCTGTTCAGTGCTGCATTTATGTATGTCCAGCAGTACTTGATGGCTGGCGTGGCACAACGTGTTGTGTACGACATGCGTGAGCAGATCAGTGCGAAGGTCGGACGCTTGCCTCTCAAATATTTTGATTCCCGTACTCACGGGGAGACATTAAGCCGGGCAACTAACGATGTAGATAACATAAGTAATACGTTGCAACAGAGCTTGACGCAGTTTATTACCTCGGTTGTTACGATTGTTGGGGTCATCATTATGATGCTCACCATTAGTCCGTGGATGACATTGATTACCCTTTTAACTCTGCCGCTGAGTGTTGTTGTGGTGGTTGCTGTAGCTTCCCGTTCACAAAAGCATTTTGCTGGACAGCAGAAATCACTCGGTGAGCTGAATGGGCACGTAGAGGAAATGTATACAGGACATAAGGTCGTCAAAGCATTTGGTCGTGAAAATCAATCCGTCGAACAGTTCGAAAAGGTGAACGAAGAACTGTATGAATCAGGCTGGAAAGCCCAGTTTATCTCGGGGATTATTATGCCGCTGATGTCGTTTGTCGGTAACTTAGGTTATGTTCTGATCTGTGTCGTGGGCGGGATCTTTGTTACACGAGGCGCAATTACCATCGGGGATATTCTTGCCTTCACGCAATATTCACGTCAATTCACACAGCCGATTAACCAGATTGCCAACATCTCGAACATTATTCAATCCACCATTGCTTCGGCAGAGCGGGTATTCGAATTGTTGGATGAAGAAGAAGAGGTGCCTGAGTCAAATAAACCTGTGGCATTACAGCAACCACAAGGTGCTGTAGCTTTCCAAGGTGTGAATTTTGGATACAAAGACGATGAGTTACTCATCCGTAATATGAACATTGATGTGAAGCCAGGTCAGACGGTCGCTATTGTGGGGCCAACGGGTGCTGGTAAAACGACATTGATCAACCTGCTCATGCGTTTCTATGAAATACAGGACGGGCAGATTAAAATTGATGGTGTGAACATTCAGGATATGGAGCGTAGCAAGCTGCGTAGCTTATTTGGGATGGTGCTTCAAGATACCTGGTTGTTCAACGGAACTATCCGTGACAACATTGCTTATGGACGTGAAGGGGCAACGAGCGAGGAAGTATATGAGGCTGCAAGAGCCGCGCATGCCGATCATTTCATTCGAACTCTGCCTGACGGGTATGATACGGTGTTGAATGAAGAAGCGTCGAACATCTCCCAAGGACAGAAGCAACTGCTCACGATCGCTAGAGCGATTCTGGCTAATCCGGCAATCCTCATTCTGGATGAGGCAACAAGTAGTGTCGATACACGGACAGAAGTGTTCATTCAGAAAGCGATGAATGATCTGATGCAGGATCGCACCAGCTTCGTCATTGCCCATCGATTGTCCACCATTCGTGGTGCGGATCTCATCCTCGTGATGGATCACGGTAACGTCATTGAGCAGGGTAACCATGAGGAGTTAATGGATCGACAGGGCTTCTACGCGGATCTGTATAATAGCCAGTTCGCAGAGCAACAGCCGCAGGCGATATAA